A region from the Gossypium hirsutum isolate 1008001.06 chromosome A08, Gossypium_hirsutum_v2.1, whole genome shotgun sequence genome encodes:
- the LOC107921180 gene encoding IQ domain-containing protein IQM2 isoform X1 — translation MGAALSYPFAKCSDLENALESVIVKSISFGDDGVKTPVRSISFKTSDSEPTILKSVGSGKMILEGSISFKGSDFERMLSLRSSSSSDKLEDLHIKHVSSKREAMDIQSTSPVLDPSNPQHEAAIRLQKVYKSFRTRRKLADCAVLVEQSWCVLYLWKLLDFAELKRSSVSFFDIDKHETAISRWSRARTRAAKVGKGLSKNDKAQKLALQHWLEAIDPRHRYGHNLHFYYNQWLHSQSLEPFFYWLDIGEGKEVNLEKCPRSKLQQQCIKYLGPMERMPYEVVVVDGKFMYKQTRKLLHTTEETDDTKWIFVLSTSKVLYVGVKKKGTFQHSSFLAGGVTIAAGRLIVDNGVLKAVWPHSGHYRPTEENFNDFISFLRENNIDLTDVKMTPVDEEANLAGKRRSINHLRCNSSEEDFSLEVEEMNVKDSIEEVINSEEQEISAAVGRPKSRRLISLSRKLTDLEIPKRTELFEMSKDDHGADMPSCNENPMDSPLGDDYERMDETGVEDVPKESILQRINSKKGMKSYQLGKQLSCKWTTGAGPRIGCVRDYPSGLQFRALEQVNLSPRSTSYLKTYCSPQSSCSPSPKVGIPAGGSEEMRTQSLPVGMKEKLLQRSIPSKRQSFPL, via the exons ATGGGTGCTGCTTTGTCCTACCCATTTGCTAAATGCAGTGATTTGGAGAATGCTTTAGAATCTGTCATTGTGAAATCCATAAGTTTTGGAGATGATGGAGTGAAAACACCTGTTAGATCTATCAGTTTCAAAACTTCAGATTCTGAGCCCACCATTTTAAAATCAGTAGGTTCTGGAAAGATGATATTGGAGGGATCTATAAGCTTTAAGGGGAGCGATTTCGAGAGGATGCTTTCACTCAGGTCGTCTTCTTCGTCGGATAAACTCGAGGATTTGCACATTAAACATGTCAGTTCAAAGAGAGAAGCAATGGATATTCAATCCACATCACCAGTATTAGATCCCAGCAATCCACAACATGAGGCGGCAATAAGATTGCAGAAGGTGTACAAGAGCTTTAGAACACGAAGAAAACTAGCTGATTGTGCAGTACTCGTTGAGCAGAGTTGGTGTGTATTATATTT GTGGAAGCTCTTAGATTTTGCTGAACTCAAGAGGAGTTCTGTATCATTCTTCGATATAGATAAACATGAGACTGCAATTTCGCGTTGGTCAAGGGCAAGAACTCGAGCTGCCAAGGTTGGAAAAGGTTTATCAAAGAACGATAAAGCTCAAAAGCTTGCTTTGCAACACTGGCTTGAAGCA ATAGATCCAAGGCATCGCTATGGACACAATCTACACTTTTATTATAATCAATGGCTCCATTCTCAGAGTCTAGAACCCTTCTTTTATTG GCTGGATATTGGAGAAGGGAAAGAAGTAAATCTCGAAAAATGTCCTAGATCAAAGCTTCAACAGCAGTGCATCAAATATCTTGGTCCG ATGGAAAGAATGCCGTACGAAGTTGTTGTGGTCGATGGAAAGTTCATGTACAAGCAAACAAGGAAGCTTCTCCACACGACTGAAGAAACTGATGACACCAAGTGGATTTTTGTCCTTAGCACATCCAAAGTCTTATATGTTGGCGTGAAGAAGAAGGGTACATTTCAACATTCTAGCTTCTTGGCTGGAGGTGTCACTATTGCTGCTGGAAGATTAATTGTTGATAATGGTGTCCTTAAG GCAGTTTGGCCTCACAGTGGTCACTACCGTCCTACAGAAGAAAATTTTAATGACTTCATTTCATTTCTAAGGGAGAACAACATCGATCTTACAGATGTGaag ATGACTCCGGTGGATGAGGAAGCAAACTTGGCTGGCAAACGAAGAAGCATTAACCATCTTAGATGCAATTCATCTGAAGAGGACTTTAGCTTAGAGGTGGAAGAGATGAATGTAAAAGATTCAATTGAGGAGGTAATTAATTCAGAGGAACAAGAAATTAGTGCAGCTGTTGGACGCCCCAAGTCAAGGAGGCTCATCAGTCTTAGCAGAAAATTGACTGATCTTGAAATACCGAAAAGAACAGAATTGTTTGAGATGTCAAAAGATGACCATGGTGCTGATATGCCGAGTTGCAATGAAAATCCGATGGATTCCCCCTTGGGAGATGATTATGAAAGGATGGATGAAACGGGGGTAGAAGACGTCCCTAAAGAATCAATACTTCAAAGGATCAACTCTAAAAAGGGAATGAAGTCATATCAATTAGGGAAGCAGTTGTCGTGCAAGTGGACAACAGGAGCAGGACCACGGATTGGTTGTGTTAGGGACTACCCCTCGGGACTCCAATTCCGGGCTCTGGAGCAAGTGAACTTGTCTCCAAGAAGTACAAGCTATTTGAAAACATACTGTTCTCCTCAGTCGAGTTGTAGCCCAAGTCCAAAAGTTGGCATACCAGCAGGTGGTAGTGAAGAAATGAGAACCCAAAGTTTACCCGTGGGGATGAAAGAGAAGTTACTGCAGAGAAGCATCCCTTCCAAAAGGCAGTCCTTCCCATTATGA
- the LOC107921180 gene encoding IQ domain-containing protein IQM2 isoform X2 has protein sequence MGAALSYPFAKCSDLENALESVIVKSISFGDDGVKTPVRSISFKTSDSEPTILKSVGSGKMILEGSISFKGSDFERMLSLRSSSSSDKLEDLHIKHVSSKREAMDIQSTSPVLDPSNPQHEAAIRLQKVYKSFRTRRKLADCAVLVEQSWWKLLDFAELKRSSVSFFDIDKHETAISRWSRARTRAAKVGKGLSKNDKAQKLALQHWLEAIDPRHRYGHNLHFYYNQWLHSQSLEPFFYWLDIGEGKEVNLEKCPRSKLQQQCIKYLGPMERMPYEVVVVDGKFMYKQTRKLLHTTEETDDTKWIFVLSTSKVLYVGVKKKGTFQHSSFLAGGVTIAAGRLIVDNGVLKAVWPHSGHYRPTEENFNDFISFLRENNIDLTDVKMTPVDEEANLAGKRRSINHLRCNSSEEDFSLEVEEMNVKDSIEEVINSEEQEISAAVGRPKSRRLISLSRKLTDLEIPKRTELFEMSKDDHGADMPSCNENPMDSPLGDDYERMDETGVEDVPKESILQRINSKKGMKSYQLGKQLSCKWTTGAGPRIGCVRDYPSGLQFRALEQVNLSPRSTSYLKTYCSPQSSCSPSPKVGIPAGGSEEMRTQSLPVGMKEKLLQRSIPSKRQSFPL, from the exons ATGGGTGCTGCTTTGTCCTACCCATTTGCTAAATGCAGTGATTTGGAGAATGCTTTAGAATCTGTCATTGTGAAATCCATAAGTTTTGGAGATGATGGAGTGAAAACACCTGTTAGATCTATCAGTTTCAAAACTTCAGATTCTGAGCCCACCATTTTAAAATCAGTAGGTTCTGGAAAGATGATATTGGAGGGATCTATAAGCTTTAAGGGGAGCGATTTCGAGAGGATGCTTTCACTCAGGTCGTCTTCTTCGTCGGATAAACTCGAGGATTTGCACATTAAACATGTCAGTTCAAAGAGAGAAGCAATGGATATTCAATCCACATCACCAGTATTAGATCCCAGCAATCCACAACATGAGGCGGCAATAAGATTGCAGAAGGTGTACAAGAGCTTTAGAACACGAAGAAAACTAGCTGATTGTGCAGTACTCGTTGAGCAGAGTTG GTGGAAGCTCTTAGATTTTGCTGAACTCAAGAGGAGTTCTGTATCATTCTTCGATATAGATAAACATGAGACTGCAATTTCGCGTTGGTCAAGGGCAAGAACTCGAGCTGCCAAGGTTGGAAAAGGTTTATCAAAGAACGATAAAGCTCAAAAGCTTGCTTTGCAACACTGGCTTGAAGCA ATAGATCCAAGGCATCGCTATGGACACAATCTACACTTTTATTATAATCAATGGCTCCATTCTCAGAGTCTAGAACCCTTCTTTTATTG GCTGGATATTGGAGAAGGGAAAGAAGTAAATCTCGAAAAATGTCCTAGATCAAAGCTTCAACAGCAGTGCATCAAATATCTTGGTCCG ATGGAAAGAATGCCGTACGAAGTTGTTGTGGTCGATGGAAAGTTCATGTACAAGCAAACAAGGAAGCTTCTCCACACGACTGAAGAAACTGATGACACCAAGTGGATTTTTGTCCTTAGCACATCCAAAGTCTTATATGTTGGCGTGAAGAAGAAGGGTACATTTCAACATTCTAGCTTCTTGGCTGGAGGTGTCACTATTGCTGCTGGAAGATTAATTGTTGATAATGGTGTCCTTAAG GCAGTTTGGCCTCACAGTGGTCACTACCGTCCTACAGAAGAAAATTTTAATGACTTCATTTCATTTCTAAGGGAGAACAACATCGATCTTACAGATGTGaag ATGACTCCGGTGGATGAGGAAGCAAACTTGGCTGGCAAACGAAGAAGCATTAACCATCTTAGATGCAATTCATCTGAAGAGGACTTTAGCTTAGAGGTGGAAGAGATGAATGTAAAAGATTCAATTGAGGAGGTAATTAATTCAGAGGAACAAGAAATTAGTGCAGCTGTTGGACGCCCCAAGTCAAGGAGGCTCATCAGTCTTAGCAGAAAATTGACTGATCTTGAAATACCGAAAAGAACAGAATTGTTTGAGATGTCAAAAGATGACCATGGTGCTGATATGCCGAGTTGCAATGAAAATCCGATGGATTCCCCCTTGGGAGATGATTATGAAAGGATGGATGAAACGGGGGTAGAAGACGTCCCTAAAGAATCAATACTTCAAAGGATCAACTCTAAAAAGGGAATGAAGTCATATCAATTAGGGAAGCAGTTGTCGTGCAAGTGGACAACAGGAGCAGGACCACGGATTGGTTGTGTTAGGGACTACCCCTCGGGACTCCAATTCCGGGCTCTGGAGCAAGTGAACTTGTCTCCAAGAAGTACAAGCTATTTGAAAACATACTGTTCTCCTCAGTCGAGTTGTAGCCCAAGTCCAAAAGTTGGCATACCAGCAGGTGGTAGTGAAGAAATGAGAACCCAAAGTTTACCCGTGGGGATGAAAGAGAAGTTACTGCAGAGAAGCATCCCTTCCAAAAGGCAGTCCTTCCCATTATGA